From one Catellatospora sp. IY07-71 genomic stretch:
- a CDS encoding DUF6082 family protein: protein MLRRGPAKLPASYALSLLTTTMLIAVVLLSPLLLEAATKMMSGDWALLSDVGQTYGAASAILSSFTLIGIVLSIAVSLRQARVGQQDAARSMQFELMKLQLDDPTLSSSLPPDASGEDIAAWRRSIYRNMTFMYLRSSYFTEDISPDALRLQAGLIFRNPDARAWWPQARPAYTAGSRLRMERRFVQIVDEQWRAATAEEGGPGSPATKMNEPAPPPARGDDAGREADLG, encoded by the coding sequence ATGCTGAGGCGTGGTCCGGCGAAGCTGCCCGCGAGCTATGCACTTTCACTGCTCACGACGACGATGCTCATCGCCGTGGTACTGCTGTCGCCGCTGCTGCTCGAAGCCGCGACGAAGATGATGTCCGGCGACTGGGCTCTGCTCAGCGATGTCGGCCAGACCTACGGCGCGGCGTCCGCGATCCTCTCCTCGTTCACGCTGATCGGCATCGTGCTGTCCATCGCCGTCAGCTTGCGGCAGGCCCGCGTCGGCCAGCAGGATGCCGCGCGCTCCATGCAGTTCGAGCTGATGAAACTGCAACTGGACGACCCGACCCTGAGCTCGTCGCTGCCGCCGGACGCGAGCGGGGAGGACATAGCCGCCTGGCGGCGCTCCATCTACCGCAACATGACTTTCATGTATCTCCGATCCAGCTACTTCACCGAGGACATCTCACCCGATGCGCTTCGGCTGCAGGCAGGGCTCATCTTTCGCAATCCCGACGCGCGCGCGTGGTGGCCGCAGGCGCGGCCGGCTTACACAGCCGGCAGCAGGTTGCGAATGGAGCGGAGATTCGTGCAGATCGTCGATGAACAATGGCGAGCGGCCACGGCGGAGGAGGGTGGACCGGGCTCGCCGGCTACGAAGATGAACGAGCCGGCACCACCACCCGCCAGGGGCGACGATGCCGGCCGAGAAGCCGATCTAGGCTAG
- a CDS encoding DUF397 domain-containing protein: MTSVQAATWRKSSRCDSVTCVEVAVFPGAVGLRDSTDPLQHIVLSPESFQALIEGVKAGEFDLA, encoded by the coding sequence ATGACATCAGTTCAGGCAGCGACCTGGCGAAAGAGCAGCCGCTGCGACTCGGTGACGTGTGTGGAGGTCGCCGTGTTCCCGGGGGCCGTCGGTTTGCGCGACTCCACGGATCCGCTGCAGCACATCGTGCTGTCGCCGGAGTCGTTTCAGGCCCTCATCGAGGGTGTGAAGGCCGGTGAGTTCGATCTAGCCTAG
- a CDS encoding pitrilysin family protein — MLRTTEVDGVPALIAPSAGAMSAGLMFRVGQADETLAEHGVTHLVEHLALHDSGLSDHHYNGETSSVYTHFHLRGSESDVVDFLGRVCAALSGLPMYRLETEKEILRTESRTRGPLPGLPLRRYGAQGYGLPGCPEWGLARLGPDDLRRWAARWFTRQNAVLWIAGADVPAGLRLRLPEGARRPVPPAAAVLPRLPAYYPGDGTGVLASAVVRRSTAASVYSGVLERELYRDLRQEGGHSYTASSSYEPRGDGYATVTAYADALPEKQDAVLGGFTEVLARMRRGELDARSVTAVRTKALENLNHPEIEATRLPGHALNLLTGQRHLPVDELRAELAAVTDEQVHAVAAEAAGTTLLQVPRGTAAAPAGFAPAPTSSPAEVAGHRYAPRDAAAARLVIGPDAVGITRPGSRITVRYRECAALLAWPDGARRLIGYDGVTLHLEPALWSVPDTALAAVDAGVAAARHIPMPPRDPDGIPRNAPAVAAGPMRRLLANARLFLS; from the coding sequence GTGCTGCGTACCACCGAGGTCGACGGTGTGCCCGCGCTCATCGCGCCGTCCGCCGGCGCGATGAGCGCGGGGCTCATGTTCCGGGTCGGCCAGGCCGACGAGACGCTGGCCGAACACGGCGTCACCCACCTGGTGGAGCACCTGGCGCTGCACGACAGCGGGCTGTCCGACCACCACTACAACGGTGAGACCTCGTCCGTCTACACGCACTTCCACCTGCGCGGCAGCGAGTCCGACGTGGTGGACTTCCTCGGCCGGGTCTGCGCGGCCCTGTCCGGCCTGCCGATGTACCGGCTGGAGACGGAGAAGGAGATCCTGCGCACCGAGAGCCGCACCCGGGGCCCGCTGCCCGGCCTGCCGCTGCGGCGCTACGGCGCGCAGGGCTACGGCCTGCCCGGCTGCCCCGAGTGGGGGCTGGCCCGGCTCGGCCCCGACGACCTGCGACGCTGGGCCGCCCGCTGGTTCACCAGGCAGAATGCGGTGCTCTGGATCGCGGGCGCGGACGTGCCCGCCGGGCTGCGGCTGCGGCTGCCCGAGGGCGCGCGCCGGCCGGTGCCGCCGGCCGCGGCCGTGCTGCCGCGGCTGCCCGCGTACTACCCCGGAGACGGCACCGGCGTGCTCGCCAGCGCGGTCGTCCGGCGCAGCACCGCCGCGAGCGTCTACTCCGGCGTGCTGGAACGGGAGCTGTATCGCGACCTGCGCCAGGAGGGCGGGCACTCGTACACGGCCTCGTCGTCGTACGAGCCGCGCGGCGACGGGTACGCGACGGTGACCGCGTACGCCGACGCGCTGCCGGAGAAGCAGGACGCGGTGCTCGGCGGGTTCACCGAGGTGCTGGCCCGGATGCGGCGAGGTGAGCTGGATGCGCGCAGCGTCACGGCCGTACGCACCAAGGCTCTGGAGAATTTGAACCACCCGGAGATCGAGGCGACCCGCCTGCCCGGCCACGCCCTCAACCTGCTCACCGGGCAGCGTCACCTGCCCGTGGACGAGCTGCGCGCGGAGCTGGCCGCGGTCACCGACGAGCAGGTGCACGCGGTCGCCGCCGAGGCCGCCGGGACGACACTGCTGCAGGTGCCCCGGGGCACCGCGGCAGCTCCGGCCGGGTTCGCGCCCGCCCCGACGTCGTCGCCGGCCGAGGTCGCCGGCCACCGGTACGCGCCGCGGGACGCGGCCGCCGCGCGGCTGGTCATCGGGCCGGACGCGGTCGGCATCACCCGGCCCGGCTCCCGGATCACGGTCCGCTACCGCGAGTGCGCGGCGCTGCTGGCCTGGCCCGACGGGGCGCGGCGGCTCATCGGATACGACGGCGTCACGCTGCACCTGGAACCGGCGCTGTGGTCGGTGCCGGACACGGCGCTGGCCGCCGTCGACGCAGGGGTCGCGGCCGCCCGGCACATCCCGATGCCGCCTCGCGACCCGGACGGCATCCCGCGCAACGCGCCCGCCGTGGCGGCCGGCCCGATGCGCCGCCTGCTCGCGAACGCGCGCCTGTTCCTTTCCTGA
- a CDS encoding DUF4190 domain-containing protein — MTYPSPDQNPQPYQDPLAPPPVTPSYPSADPYAQPASPYAAPADPYAPVPPQPQYGTTPPPPPYGAPQSTPPYQAPQSSPPYGTPQSSPPYGAPQSSPPYGTPAYGTPPTGYGVPYQQAPGAGGTNGFAIASLVLGILGGILLSVIFGLVALSQIKKRNQTGRGMAIAGLVISGLWLAGICTVVGLAIALDDTPSTGSPTSNSTAGDDTSVHSLKIGDCLNSLEDDDEIESLPVVACSTPHDGEVYAEFRLTGSTYPGLDAIQKEAEERCGKLLESYAPKAADDASVDTYFLYPTDESWRLKSDRLVTCVASFDPPRTGSIKG; from the coding sequence GTGACCTACCCCTCGCCAGACCAGAACCCTCAGCCGTACCAGGACCCGCTCGCACCGCCGCCGGTCACGCCGTCCTACCCGTCGGCTGACCCGTACGCGCAGCCCGCGTCCCCGTACGCCGCGCCCGCCGACCCGTACGCCCCGGTCCCGCCGCAGCCGCAGTACGGCACGACCCCGCCGCCCCCGCCCTACGGCGCGCCGCAGTCGACCCCGCCGTACCAGGCCCCCCAGTCCTCCCCGCCTTACGGCACGCCGCAGTCCTCCCCGCCCTACGGTGCCCCGCAGTCCTCTCCGCCCTACGGCACCCCCGCCTACGGCACCCCGCCTACCGGCTACGGCGTGCCGTACCAGCAGGCCCCGGGCGCGGGCGGCACCAACGGCTTCGCCATCGCCTCGCTGGTCCTCGGCATCCTGGGCGGCATCCTGCTCAGCGTCATCTTCGGCCTCGTGGCGCTGTCCCAGATCAAGAAGCGCAACCAGACCGGCCGCGGCATGGCCATCGCCGGCCTGGTCATCAGCGGACTGTGGCTGGCCGGCATCTGCACCGTCGTGGGCCTGGCGATCGCGCTCGACGACACCCCGAGCACGGGCAGCCCGACCAGCAACTCGACCGCCGGCGACGACACCTCGGTGCACTCGCTGAAGATCGGCGACTGCCTGAACTCGCTCGAGGACGACGACGAGATCGAGTCGCTGCCGGTGGTCGCCTGCTCGACCCCGCACGACGGCGAGGTGTACGCCGAGTTCCGGCTCACCGGCTCCACGTACCCCGGCCTGGACGCGATCCAGAAGGAGGCCGAGGAGCGCTGCGGCAAGCTGCTGGAAAGCTACGCGCCGAAGGCGGCCGACGACGCGTCGGTGGACACCTACTTCCTCTACCCGACCGACGAGAGCTGGCGGCTCAAGTCGGACCGCCTGGTGACCTGCGTGGCGAGCTTCGATCCGCCGCGCACCGGCTCCATCAAGGGCTGA
- a CDS encoding NADP-dependent oxidoreductase encodes MTTGREIHLASRPQGVPTPDNFRLVEVDVPAPAEGQVKVRNLVMSVDPYMRGRMNDVKSYVPPFQVGAALDGGAVGEVVESASPDLKPGDLVLHGYGWRDWVVGEARRFRRLEPVAPPSAFLGVLGMPGLTAYVGLLDIAAMKPGDTVFVSGAAGAVGSLAGQLAKLKGAGRVVGSAGSAAKVAYLTEELGFDAAFNYRDGDLSGQLKQAAPGGVDVYFDNVGGDHLTAAINRANVGARMAICGAIAGYNEPVPGPNNMMMLIGKRLTLRGFIVSDHDDRMPDLIREVGGWYAEGRIKAPETFVAGLENAPEAFLGLLRGDNTGKMLVNL; translated from the coding sequence GTGACCACCGGACGTGAGATCCACCTGGCGTCCCGCCCGCAGGGCGTGCCCACCCCGGACAACTTCCGACTCGTCGAGGTCGACGTGCCCGCCCCCGCCGAGGGGCAGGTGAAGGTACGCAACCTCGTCATGTCGGTCGACCCGTACATGCGCGGGCGGATGAACGACGTCAAGTCGTACGTGCCGCCGTTCCAGGTCGGCGCGGCGCTCGACGGCGGCGCCGTCGGCGAGGTCGTCGAGTCGGCCTCGCCCGACCTCAAGCCCGGTGACCTGGTGCTGCACGGCTACGGCTGGCGCGACTGGGTGGTCGGCGAGGCGCGGCGGTTCCGGCGCCTGGAGCCCGTCGCGCCGCCGAGCGCGTTCCTCGGCGTGCTCGGCATGCCGGGCCTGACCGCGTACGTGGGGCTGCTCGACATCGCCGCGATGAAGCCGGGCGACACCGTGTTCGTGTCCGGGGCGGCGGGCGCGGTCGGCAGCCTGGCCGGGCAGCTCGCCAAGCTCAAGGGCGCGGGCCGGGTGGTCGGCAGCGCGGGCAGCGCCGCCAAGGTGGCCTACCTGACCGAGGAGCTGGGCTTCGACGCCGCCTTCAACTACCGCGACGGCGACCTGAGCGGGCAGCTCAAGCAGGCCGCGCCCGGCGGCGTCGACGTGTACTTCGACAACGTCGGCGGCGACCACCTGACCGCTGCCATCAACCGCGCCAACGTGGGCGCCCGGATGGCGATCTGCGGCGCGATCGCCGGCTACAACGAGCCCGTGCCGGGCCCGAACAACATGATGATGCTGATCGGCAAGCGGCTCACCCTGCGCGGCTTCATCGTCAGCGACCACGACGACCGCATGCCGGACCTGATCCGCGAGGTCGGCGGCTGGTACGCCGAGGGCCGGATCAAGGCGCCGGAGACCTTCGTGGCCGGGCTGGAGAACGCGCCGGAGGCTTTCCTGGGCCTGCTGCGCGGCGACAACACCGGCAAGATGCTGGTCAACCTCTGA
- a CDS encoding PIG-L deacetylase family protein produces the protein MSFPPSAAPCPDVERVLCVFAHPDDVDFGAAGTVAQWVDQGIEVSYLLVTRGDAGGFDETPRDRMPALREAEQRAAAAAVGVKQVDFLEGYADGSVTPSLALRKELVAAIRRARPDRILTSAPLRRWDRLAGPSHPDHLAVGEAVTCAVYPDARNQFAHPDLGAAGLAAWTVREIWYSGGPDPDHAVDITDTFDRKLAALRAHVSQTAHLPELDSMLRERLSGLAESLGLPGRLAEAFTVIRTE, from the coding sequence ATGAGCTTCCCGCCCTCCGCCGCGCCCTGCCCCGACGTCGAGCGCGTGCTGTGCGTGTTCGCCCACCCCGACGACGTCGACTTCGGCGCCGCGGGCACCGTGGCACAGTGGGTCGACCAGGGCATCGAGGTGTCATACCTGCTGGTCACGCGCGGTGACGCGGGCGGCTTCGACGAGACTCCGCGCGACCGCATGCCCGCCCTGCGGGAAGCCGAGCAGCGGGCCGCCGCGGCCGCCGTCGGGGTCAAGCAGGTCGACTTCCTGGAGGGGTACGCGGACGGCTCGGTCACGCCCAGCCTGGCGCTGCGCAAGGAGCTGGTCGCGGCGATCCGCCGGGCGCGGCCCGACCGCATCCTGACCAGCGCGCCGCTGCGCCGCTGGGATCGCCTCGCCGGGCCGAGCCACCCCGACCACCTGGCCGTCGGCGAGGCGGTCACCTGCGCGGTCTACCCGGACGCGCGCAACCAGTTCGCCCACCCCGATCTGGGCGCGGCCGGGCTGGCCGCCTGGACGGTGCGGGAGATCTGGTACTCCGGCGGCCCCGACCCGGACCACGCCGTCGACATCACCGACACGTTCGACCGCAAGCTCGCCGCGCTGCGCGCGCACGTCTCGCAGACCGCGCACCTGCCCGAGCTGGACAGCATGCTGCGCGAGCGGCTCAGCGGGCTCGCCGAGTCGCTCGGCCTGCCCGGCCGGCTCGCCGAGGCGTTCACGGTGATCCGCACCGAGTAG
- a CDS encoding helix-turn-helix transcriptional regulator has translation MSPRTNPAVARLRLRNALRSARDSSDLTQNQVADSLDWSLSKIIRIENGSVGMTVTDVKALLQLYGIQDPSEVSQMVSLAKAARQRPWWKEAGADAPKLSTYIGLEDGAAELRFYQLLVIPGLLQTAGYARSVLLAGHVTSADNADSIIAIRMRRQQEVLDRPDPPQIHVVLDEGTLYRTNGNAHIQREQLRHLVRLGRRSNIHIQVLPFRAGLHVLEPAFVVMSFPYGPEFDVVYLEFSNYSPTAQDLGEVLERDELVTPYRDAFARLTQAALSEEDSLTFLTRVADELDE, from the coding sequence GTGAGCCCCAGGACGAATCCAGCAGTCGCCCGGCTTCGCCTGCGAAACGCCCTTCGATCGGCGCGCGACTCCTCGGATCTCACCCAGAACCAGGTGGCGGATTCCCTGGACTGGTCCCTGTCGAAGATCATTCGGATCGAGAACGGCTCCGTCGGCATGACGGTCACCGACGTCAAGGCCCTGCTGCAGCTTTACGGCATCCAGGATCCGTCTGAGGTGTCGCAGATGGTGTCGCTCGCGAAAGCCGCCCGGCAGCGCCCGTGGTGGAAGGAGGCGGGCGCCGACGCTCCCAAGCTCTCGACCTACATCGGGCTGGAGGATGGTGCCGCCGAGCTGCGCTTCTACCAGCTCCTGGTGATTCCCGGCCTGCTTCAGACCGCCGGTTACGCAAGATCTGTCCTGCTCGCCGGTCATGTGACCAGCGCTGACAACGCGGACAGCATCATCGCGATCCGCATGCGCCGGCAGCAGGAGGTGCTTGATCGCCCTGACCCGCCACAGATCCACGTGGTCCTCGACGAGGGGACGCTCTACCGCACGAACGGCAACGCACACATCCAGCGAGAGCAGCTCCGGCACCTGGTGCGACTAGGCCGCCGAAGCAACATCCACATCCAGGTGCTGCCGTTCCGTGCGGGGCTCCACGTGCTGGAACCCGCGTTCGTCGTGATGTCGTTCCCCTATGGGCCGGAGTTCGACGTCGTCTACCTGGAGTTCAGCAACTACAGCCCGACGGCGCAGGACCTAGGCGAGGTCCTGGAGCGTGACGAGCTCGTGACGCCATACCGTGATGCCTTCGCCCGGCTGACCCAGGCCGCGCTGAGTGAAGAGGATTCGCTGACCTTCCTCACCCGCGTCGCCGACGAACTCGACGAGTAG
- a CDS encoding DUF6232 family protein — protein sequence MTIRPGLHFSSTCFQVGGRHFTLSALENVHTRQAGHDPLTRRAGAMAAAGLVLLGAFAPLLRPAGIVAAIVVLSGLTVLTLVSSRRRPRRLELWADYHGHPTQLFVSDDWWLSRGVERYLRRVLVESRLGHLDIPHRPTRGVPHPSNMHPSRLVPGGGRSGWERAA from the coding sequence ATGACCATCCGCCCCGGACTGCACTTCTCGTCGACCTGCTTCCAAGTCGGCGGGCGGCACTTCACCCTCAGCGCCCTGGAGAACGTCCACACCCGACAGGCCGGCCACGACCCGCTGACGCGCCGGGCCGGCGCCATGGCCGCCGCCGGGCTGGTTCTGCTCGGAGCGTTCGCGCCGCTGCTGCGCCCGGCCGGCATCGTCGCCGCCATCGTGGTGCTCAGCGGTCTCACCGTGCTCACCCTGGTCAGCTCCCGCCGCAGGCCGCGCCGGCTGGAGCTGTGGGCCGACTACCACGGGCACCCCACCCAGCTGTTCGTCAGCGACGACTGGTGGCTGTCCCGCGGGGTGGAGCGCTACCTGCGCCGGGTGCTCGTCGAGTCCCGCCTCGGCCACCTCGACATCCCGCACCGCCCCACCCGCGGCGTGCCGCACCCGTCGAACATGCACCCCTCCCGGCTCGTCCCCGGTGGCGGCCGGTCCGGCTGGGAACGCGCCGCCTGA
- a CDS encoding single-stranded DNA-binding protein: protein MFDTPITVIGNVLTAPEWRRTSQSGQLVANFKVASTARRLDKANNRWVDGNSLRVRVNCWRRLAEGVASSIMVGDPVVVVGRLYTRDWIDEEGQRRVMYEVEAVAVGHDLSRGRAKFARTKPSTATSAVEDPLAEARVGGEATVAAPDMRVGPDPNDPLFAEDDDASFGGPFDLDAVASLRGGGLQAELVGGEQDADEDADDDLDDEVTALDRVPVAA from the coding sequence GTGTTTGACACCCCCATAACCGTGATCGGGAACGTGCTCACCGCGCCGGAGTGGCGGCGGACGAGCCAGTCCGGGCAGCTGGTGGCGAACTTCAAGGTGGCGTCCACCGCCCGGCGGCTGGACAAGGCGAACAACCGCTGGGTGGACGGCAACAGCCTGCGGGTGCGGGTCAACTGCTGGCGGCGGCTCGCCGAGGGCGTGGCCAGCTCGATCATGGTGGGCGATCCGGTGGTCGTGGTGGGCCGCCTCTACACCCGCGACTGGATCGACGAGGAGGGCCAGCGCCGGGTGATGTACGAGGTGGAGGCGGTGGCGGTCGGGCACGACCTGTCCCGGGGCCGGGCGAAGTTCGCCCGCACCAAGCCGAGCACCGCGACCAGCGCCGTCGAGGACCCGCTGGCCGAGGCGCGGGTCGGCGGCGAAGCGACGGTGGCCGCGCCGGACATGCGCGTCGGCCCGGACCCGAACGACCCGCTGTTCGCCGAGGACGACGACGCGTCGTTCGGCGGCCCGTTCGACCTGGACGCGGTCGCCTCGCTGCGCGGCGGCGGCCTGCAGGCCGAGCTGGTCGGCGGCGAGCAGGACGCCGACGAGGACGCCGACGACGACCTCGACGACGAGGTGACGGCGCTCGACCGGGTGCCCGTCGCGGCCTAG
- a CDS encoding MarR family winged helix-turn-helix transcriptional regulator has translation MTARVPDETDLDLRKQVCFALYAASRALTALYRPVLDRLGLTYPQYLVMLVLWERGDTSVKALGTSLELDSGTLSPLLKRLEAAGLVTRARDPRDERSVLISLTAAGDALRTQAAGIPRAIAEATGVPADKLADLRDTLRMITQAAHSAAEDKETT, from the coding sequence ATGACCGCCCGCGTGCCCGACGAGACCGACCTCGACCTGCGTAAGCAGGTCTGCTTCGCGCTGTACGCGGCCAGCCGCGCGCTGACCGCGCTCTACCGGCCGGTGCTGGACCGGCTCGGCCTGACGTACCCGCAGTACCTGGTCATGCTGGTGCTGTGGGAGCGGGGGGACACCTCGGTCAAGGCGCTGGGCACGTCGCTGGAGCTCGACTCGGGCACGCTGTCGCCGCTGCTCAAGCGGCTGGAGGCGGCCGGGCTGGTGACCCGGGCCCGCGACCCGCGCGACGAGCGCTCGGTCCTGATCAGCCTCACCGCCGCCGGCGACGCGCTGCGCACGCAGGCCGCCGGCATCCCGCGGGCCATCGCCGAGGCCACCGGCGTGCCCGCCGACAAGCTCGCCGACCTGCGCGACACGCTGCGCATGATCACCCAGGCGGCCCACTCGGCCGCCGAGGACAAGGAGACGACGTGA
- a CDS encoding organic hydroperoxide resistance protein, with amino-acid sequence MTPLYTAVATATGDGRDGKVRSSDGLLETAVATPVELGGAGGATNPEQLFAAGYAACFHSALRVVARRAKVEPGDTEVTAQVGIGRAGAGFGLAVTLEITMPGLPADTARQLVEAAHQVCPYSNATRGNIDVQLVLR; translated from the coding sequence ATGACTCCTCTCTACACAGCGGTGGCGACCGCGACCGGTGACGGCCGTGACGGCAAGGTGCGCAGCTCGGACGGGCTGCTGGAGACCGCCGTGGCGACCCCCGTCGAGCTGGGCGGCGCCGGCGGCGCGACCAACCCTGAGCAGCTCTTCGCCGCGGGCTACGCCGCGTGCTTCCACTCCGCGCTGCGCGTGGTGGCGCGGCGGGCGAAGGTCGAGCCGGGCGACACCGAGGTGACGGCACAGGTCGGCATCGGCCGGGCCGGAGCCGGGTTCGGGCTCGCGGTGACCCTGGAGATCACCATGCCGGGCCTGCCCGCCGACACCGCGCGGCAGCTCGTCGAGGCCGCGCACCAGGTCTGCCCGTACTCGAACGCGACCCGCGGCAACATCGACGTGCAACTCGTGCTTCGCTGA
- a CDS encoding alpha/beta hydrolase has protein sequence MQTDILGEPYTQRVIELPDDDQGRVVATLVSRKAPGTTTRAVLYVHGFNDYFFQTHLADFFVARGYDFYALDLRKYGRSLLTHQTPNFTRSMAEYFPELDEAARIIREDEGHDMLVVAAHSTGGLITALWADARADANLVDGLLLNSPFFDINAPWFMRRPAVSAVGSLAQRAPYRVIPLKMPGLYGRSLHRDHDGEWDYRVDWKPVIGFPVRVAWLNAIRSGQRRLHRGLDLKVPVFVGCSTASYRQRVWSEQAHDADAVLNVDHIVRWAPAVGRHLTLVRVDGGKHDLTLSRQPARDQFFTESDRWLTTYLR, from the coding sequence GTGCAGACGGACATCCTCGGCGAGCCGTACACCCAGCGCGTCATCGAGCTGCCCGACGACGACCAGGGCCGGGTCGTCGCCACCCTGGTCAGCCGGAAGGCGCCCGGCACCACGACGCGCGCGGTGCTCTACGTGCACGGTTTCAACGACTACTTCTTCCAGACGCACCTGGCCGACTTCTTCGTCGCCCGCGGCTACGACTTCTACGCGCTGGACCTGCGCAAGTACGGCCGCAGCCTGCTCACGCACCAGACGCCGAACTTCACCCGCAGCATGGCGGAGTACTTCCCCGAGCTGGACGAGGCGGCCCGCATCATCCGCGAGGACGAGGGCCACGACATGCTGGTGGTCGCCGCCCACTCCACCGGCGGCCTGATCACCGCGCTGTGGGCCGACGCCCGCGCCGACGCGAACCTGGTCGACGGCCTGCTGCTCAACAGCCCGTTCTTCGACATCAACGCCCCCTGGTTCATGCGCCGCCCGGCCGTCTCGGCGGTCGGTTCCCTCGCCCAGCGCGCCCCCTACCGGGTGATCCCGCTGAAGATGCCCGGCCTGTACGGCCGCAGCCTGCACCGCGACCACGACGGCGAGTGGGACTACCGCGTCGACTGGAAGCCGGTGATCGGCTTCCCGGTCCGCGTGGCCTGGCTGAACGCCATCCGCAGCGGCCAGCGCCGCCTGCACCGCGGCCTGGACCTCAAGGTCCCCGTCTTCGTCGGCTGCTCGACCGCCTCCTACCGCCAGCGCGTCTGGTCCGAGCAGGCCCACGACGCCGACGCCGTCCTCAACGTGGACCACATCGTGCGCTGGGCCCCCGCCGTCGGCCGCCACCTCACCCTGGTCCGCGTAGACGGCGGCAAACACGACCTCACCCTCTCCCGCCAACCGGCCCGCGACCAGTTCTTCACCGAGTCCGACCGCTGGCTCACCACCTACCTCCGCTAG
- a CDS encoding serine/threonine-protein kinase yields the protein MDVPIGTALAGRYVLTRPLARGGVSTVYQAVDAAKGARLAVKVVDSHYSRLIRHEAAMTDRLRHPHVPKVIDVGVETGPDGRDFGFLALELLSGEALMDVLADGPLPWTGAVRVAATAADVLAVAHRRGVVHRDLTPGNVMLTTKGPKVVDFGLAELIGTGTPTFASPADDVYALGALLYTSLTGKSPYAGPRRSPQETAALRHLAPTPVLGVPGLPQAVSDLCRACMDKNSSARPSAREAALRLWTIAGNAMH from the coding sequence GTGGATGTCCCCATCGGCACGGCGCTGGCCGGGCGATACGTGCTGACCAGGCCACTCGCCCGGGGCGGAGTCTCCACTGTGTACCAGGCGGTGGACGCCGCCAAGGGCGCCCGGCTCGCGGTCAAGGTGGTCGACAGCCACTACTCCCGCCTGATCCGGCACGAGGCGGCGATGACCGACCGGCTGCGCCACCCGCACGTGCCCAAGGTGATCGACGTGGGCGTGGAGACCGGCCCGGACGGCCGCGACTTCGGCTTCCTCGCGCTGGAGCTGCTCAGCGGCGAGGCGCTGATGGACGTGCTGGCCGACGGCCCGCTGCCCTGGACCGGCGCCGTCCGGGTCGCGGCCACCGCGGCGGACGTGCTCGCCGTCGCGCACCGCCGCGGCGTCGTGCACCGCGACCTGACCCCGGGCAACGTCATGCTGACCACCAAGGGCCCGAAGGTGGTCGACTTCGGCCTCGCCGAGCTGATCGGCACCGGCACGCCGACCTTCGCCAGCCCCGCCGACGACGTGTACGCCCTCGGCGCGCTGCTCTACACGTCGCTGACCGGCAAGTCGCCGTACGCCGGGCCGCGGCGCAGCCCGCAGGAGACCGCGGCGCTGCGCCACCTCGCGCCCACGCCGGTGCTCGGTGTGCCGGGGCTGCCGCAGGCCGTCTCGGACCTGTGCCGCGCCTGTATGGACAAGAACTCCTCGGCGCGGCCCAGCGCCCGCGAGGCCGCCCTGCGGCTGTGGACCATCGCGGGCAACGCCATGCACTAG